The following proteins are co-located in the Polystyrenella longa genome:
- a CDS encoding DUF1501 domain-containing protein: MFAIKGQPGKDMCDEHLGMSRRDLLRVGSSSMLGVTLGSMFELQAASANTVPASGWGQAKNIILCYLQGGPSHIDMWDPKENVPDNVRSSFGNISTKLPGIQFTEILPKLAQMNDKFTMIRSMSYTPNGLFNHTAAIYQMMTGYTTDKVSPSGQLEPPSPKDFPNFGSNIIKIKPVDVPMLPFVMLPRPLQESNVVGKGGTAGFLGKAFDPYTLYPEGDDMDMSKMTKIKIEDLKLRPDVFSVRLNRRAKLRETINKGMPTIDKAVESHNLNEYYDRALNLIVSGRARDAFDLESESHQTRELYGRNTFGDSCLLARRLVEAGTRVVEVVWPKVANSDNHSWDHHVDLDTRMKNQSGPMLDAGLSGLITDLDERGMLDETLVVCVGEFGRSPQKGVSTSGNSNTPDGRDHWPYCYTAVMAGAGIKRGQVHGKSDKTASSPLEDPVHPGELLATIYHSFGINPETIVYNHLNQPRELVKADAVSSLFV, translated from the coding sequence CGGTTCCATGTTCGAGTTACAAGCCGCCTCAGCGAACACCGTTCCCGCCAGCGGTTGGGGACAAGCGAAGAACATCATTCTCTGTTATCTCCAGGGCGGTCCCAGCCATATCGATATGTGGGACCCCAAAGAGAATGTTCCCGACAACGTCCGTAGTAGCTTCGGGAATATCTCCACGAAACTGCCCGGGATTCAGTTCACTGAAATCCTGCCGAAGCTGGCTCAGATGAATGATAAATTCACGATGATCCGCTCGATGTCATACACGCCGAATGGTTTATTCAATCATACCGCTGCCATCTATCAGATGATGACCGGTTACACGACTGACAAAGTCAGTCCGTCCGGTCAATTGGAACCACCCAGTCCTAAAGACTTTCCGAACTTCGGTTCCAACATCATCAAGATCAAACCAGTCGACGTCCCGATGCTGCCTTTCGTGATGCTGCCCCGTCCGCTTCAGGAGAGCAATGTTGTTGGCAAAGGAGGCACTGCCGGCTTCCTCGGAAAAGCGTTCGATCCCTACACGCTCTATCCAGAGGGGGACGACATGGATATGAGCAAGATGACGAAGATCAAGATTGAAGACCTCAAGCTACGTCCCGACGTCTTCTCAGTGAGATTGAATCGCCGTGCGAAACTTCGCGAAACAATCAACAAAGGAATGCCGACGATCGACAAAGCGGTCGAATCGCATAACCTGAATGAATATTATGATCGAGCCCTGAACTTAATCGTTTCCGGTCGCGCTCGCGATGCATTCGACCTCGAATCCGAATCGCACCAGACTCGCGAACTGTATGGCCGCAACACCTTTGGTGATTCCTGCCTCCTGGCACGACGGTTGGTTGAAGCGGGAACGCGTGTCGTCGAAGTGGTCTGGCCTAAAGTGGCGAACTCGGATAACCATTCGTGGGACCATCATGTTGATCTCGATACACGAATGAAAAACCAGTCTGGTCCCATGCTGGACGCGGGCCTGTCCGGTCTAATCACTGACCTTGATGAACGTGGTATGCTTGACGAGACTCTTGTGGTCTGCGTGGGAGAATTCGGTCGAAGCCCCCAGAAAGGGGTCAGTACCTCCGGAAACAGCAATACCCCGGACGGACGAGACCACTGGCCTTACTGCTACACCGCCGTTATGGCTGGTGCCGGTATTAAACGGGGGCAGGTGCATGGTAAGAGTGATAAAACAGCCTCATCACCGCTGGAAGATCCAGTCCATCCTGGTGAATTGCTGGCGACGATCTATCACAGTTTCGGTATCAATCCGGAGACGATCGTGTACAACCACCTGAATCAGCCACGAGAGCTGGTTAAGGCCGACGCCGTTTCCAGCCTATTCGTCTGA